ATGTTCAATACAATGGATCGAAGATTCCGTTAAAGAACGCTATAGTTAATCAGGCTAGAGGAATAACGAATTACCTTCTTGGTGCAAACAGAGAATACGTTCCTTTTGAGCTGGTGTGGTAAATGCGATATATTGTAGTCTACGACATAACTGACGATGGACTCAGAACGCTAACTGCAGAGCTGCTGAAGGATTATGGATTGAAGCGGATACAGAAGAGCGCGTTTATTGGAGATCTCAAGAAGCATAACCTAAATTCATTACTTGTAGAGTTAAGGAAGATGATC
This genomic stretch from Nitrososphaerales archaeon harbors:
- the cas2 gene encoding CRISPR-associated endonuclease Cas2, which translates into the protein MRYIVVYDITDDGLRTLTAELLKDYGLKRIQKSAFIGDLKKHNLNSLLVELRKMIQSDNVKVFPLCNSCFRGIESIGVEFVEEEEKGVEFY